A part of Emys orbicularis isolate rEmyOrb1 chromosome 13, rEmyOrb1.hap1, whole genome shotgun sequence genomic DNA contains:
- the LOC135887373 gene encoding zinc finger protein 665-like has translation MQENYETVTSLGFSIPKPDLITHLEQGKEPWVPDLQACEGREIPRGAHTGYKRAIHTGERPHKCLDCGKSFLWRSALVNHQAVHTGERPHKCLDCGKSFTWRSVLVRHLAIHTGERPHKCLDCGKSFIRRSALVKHQAIHTGEIPYKCLDCAKSFIRRSALVKHQAIHTGERPHKCLDCAKSFIRRSALVKHQAIHTGERPHKCLDCGKSFIQRSALVNHQRIHTGERPHKCLDCGKSFLQRSHLLIHQRIHTGERTHKCLDCGKSFIQRSSLLIHQAVHTGERTHKCLDCGKSFTWRSVLVRHLAIHTGERPHKCLDCGKSFIQRSSLLIHQRIHTGERPHKCLDCGKRFLQRSHLLMHQTIHTGEGHKCLDCLVASPFSLFSSTFAWLLAEDRLRVGLPGYRILAILYAQGATLQ, from the exons atgcaggagaactacgagacggtgacctcgctgg GATTCtccattcccaaacctgacctgatcACTCATCTGGAACAAGGGAAAGAGCCGTGGGTACCCGATCTCCAGGCCTGTGAGGGAAGAGAGATCCCAAGAGGCGCCCAcacag gttaCAAGAGA gcaatccacaccggagagagaccccataagtgcttggactgtgggaaaagtttcctatGGAGGTCAGCCCTCGTTAATCATCAggcagtccacacaggagagagaccccacaagtgcttagactgtggaaaaagtttcacatGGAGATCAGTCCTTGTTAGACATCTggcaatccacaccggagagagaccccataagtgcttggactgtgggaaaagtttcatacggaggtcagcccttgttaaacatcaggcaatccacactggagagataccctataagtgcttggactgtgcgaaaagtttcatacggaggtcagcccttgttaaacatcaggcaatccacaccggagagagaccccataagtgcttggactgtgcgaaaagtttcatacggaggtcagcccttgttaaacatcaggcaatccacaccggagagagaccccataagtgcttggactgtgggaaaagtttcatacagaggtcagccCTTGttaatcatcagagaatccacacaggagagagaccccataagtgcttagattGTGGAAAAAGTTTCCTGCAGAGATCACACCTTCttatacatcagagaatccacacaggagagagaacccacaagtgcttggattgtgggaaaagtttcatacagaggtcaagtCTTCTAATACATCAggcagtccacacaggagagagaactcacaagtgcttagactgtgggaaaagtttcacatggAGATCAGTCCTTGTTAGACATCTggcaatccacaccggagagagaccccataaatgcttggactgtgggaaaagtttcatacagaggtcaagtCTTCTAATACATCAGAgaatacacacaggagagagaccccataagtgcttggattgtgggaaaagattCCTACAGAGATCACACCTTCTTATGCATCAGAcaatccacaccggagagggacataagtgcttagact GTCTCGTGGCCTCCCCCTTCTCGCTGTTCTCCAGCACCTTCGCCTGGCTCCTTGCAGAGGACCGGCTCCGGGTTGGCTTGCCAGGATACCGAATTTTGGCCATTCTCTATGCCCAGGGAGCCACTCTTCAGTGA
- the LOC135887654 gene encoding zinc finger protein RFP-like, whose protein sequence is MAAENPAESLQEEATCPVCLEYFTEPVSLECGHNFCRDCISQCWEGSDTARSCPQCRETVQQRNLRPNRQLANIIEIAKRLNLQAAKAAGGDGVCGEHQEALKLFCEEDQPPICVVCDKSRAHRAHRVVPIQEAAQEYKERIQAHLKTLREEREKLLGLKATGERNSREYLKQTQTERQNIVSEFQQLRQFLEEQERLLLAQLEKLDEEIVRIQNENVSQLSEQISRLSELISEMEGKCQKPASEFLQDIRSTLSRCEKGKFQQPEEISPELEERVSGFSWKTIALLETLGKFKDTLPSALETKRGGSLGAFRQVKVTLDPDTAYPDLVLSEDRKCVRCGDTRQNLPKNPERFDCWACVLGCEGFSSGRHCWEVEVGGGGGWAVGVARESVGRKGGISLSPDGGIWAVEQWRGQLQALTSPETPLPLSRVPSRIRVCLDCDRGQVTFINAGDEAPIFTFPLGSIPGERIRPWLRVWVRDTRLRLCP, encoded by the exons atggctgcagagaacCCCGCGGAAAGTCTCCAGGAGGAAGCTACATGTCCCGTCTGTCtgga g taTTTCACAGAACCTGTGAGTCTGGAGTGTGGGCACAATTTCTGCCGAGACtgcatcagccagtgctgggagggatccGATACAGCCCgctcctgccctcagtgcagagaaactGTGCAACAGAGAAACCTCAGGCCCAACAGGCAGCTGGCAAATATCATAGAAATCGCCAAGCGGCTGAATTTACAAGCAGCAAAGGCAGCAGGAGGGGACGGGGTGTGTGGGGAACACCAGGAGGCTCTGAAACTGTTCTGTGAAGAGGATCAACCCCCCATCTGTGTGGTGTGCGACAAATCCCGGGCTCACCGCGCTCACAGGGTGGTTCCCATACaggaggctgcccaggagtaCAAG GAAAGAATCCAGGCCCATTTGAAGACtttgagggaagagagagaaaagctgctgGGATTGAAAGCGACTGGAGAGAGGAATAGCCGGGAGTATCTG aaacaaacacaaaccgAAAGGCAGAACATTGTGTCTGAATTTCAGCAGCTGCGACAGTTCCTGGAGGAACAAGAGCGactcctgctggcccagctggagaagctggACGAGGAGATTGTGAGGATCCAGAATGAAAATGTCAGTCAACTCTCCGAGCAGATTTCCCGTCTCAGTGAGCTGATCAGTGAGATGGAGGGGAAGTGTCAGAAACCAGCAAGtgaattcctgcag gaTATTAGAAGCACCTTGAGCAG GTGTGAGAAGGGGAAGTTCCAGCAGCCAGAGGAGATTTCTCCTGAACTGGAAGAGCGAGTCAGTGGTTTCTCCTGGAAAACGATTGCGCTATTGGAGACTCTGGGGAAATTCAAAG aCACTCTGCCGTCTGCACTAGAGACAAAAAGAGGAGGATCCCTAGGAGCATTCAGACAGG tgaaagtgactctggatccagacacggcttATCCCGACCTCGTCCTGTCTGAGGATCGGAAATGTGTGAGATGCGGAGACACACGGCAGAATCTGCCCAAAAATCCTGAGAGATTTGACTGTTGggcctgtgtgctgggctgtgagggattcagctcggggagacattgctgggaggtggaggtggggggtgggggaggctgggctgtgggggtggccagagagtctgtggggaggaagggagggattaGCCTTAGCCCCGATGGGGGGATCTGGGCGGTGGAGCAGTGGCGTGGTCAGTTGCAGGCTCTCACCTCCCCtgagacccccctgcccctgagccggGTCCCCAGCAGGATCCGGGTTTGTCTGGACTGTGACCGGGGACAGGTGACATTTATCAATGCTGGTGACGAGGCCCCGATCTTCACTTTCCCGCTGGGCTCCatccctggggagagaatccgGCCCTGGCTCCGAGTGTGGGTCAGAGACACCCGGCTCCGACTGTGTCCCTGA